CGCGCTGCGACAAGCCGTTCTCTCGTACCAGGTGCAGCACATGGTGGCTACCGGTGACGTGTCCGAGCGGGCGGTGCCGATCATCAGCGGCGAGGCGGTGAGGACCGTGAACGTCGAACCCGAGTACGACGCCGATGCCGCAGCGGAGGATCGACAGTTCGTCATCTCCCAGGTGGCGCTGGTGCTCCTGTTCATGGCCGTCATGACGACCGGATCATGGGTGCTGCTGGGCGTCACCGAGGAGAAGACCAACCGGGTGTCAGAGGTGTTGCTCTCCTCGTTACGTCCCTGGCAGCTCCTGGCGGGCAAGATCATCGGCGTGGGATTGCTCGGCCTCCTGCAGTTCGGATCGATCGCAGCCAGCCTGGTAGTCGCCGTCCGCCTGGTCCTCGATATCACCCTGCCCGAGGTCGATGCCGGGTTCCTGGCCGTAACGCTGATCTGGTTCGTGCTCGGCTACCTCGTCTACGCCACCGGTTATGCGGCGGTGGGGGCCATAGCCCATCGTCCGGAGGATGCCCAGAACGCCGCTTTCCCCTTAATGATCGTCACCGTGGCCGGCTACATGATCGGAATCCTCTACGTCTCGGGGAATCCGGACACGGTGTGGTCGACCGTCCTCACGCTGGTTCCGGTGACCGCCCCCTTCGTGCTCCCCGTTCGAGCCGTGTCCGACTCGGTGGCCCTCTGGGAGCAACTGGCCGCGTTCGTGCTGATGATCGGGTTCATCGTGCTGCTGATCAGGGTGGCCGGGCGGGTTTACGCGGGCGGGGTGTTCAACTACCGGACCCGGATCAAGGCCCGGCAGGCCTACCGCTCCGCCGAGTTCTGAGCCCGGCGCACGACCAGCCCGGCACCCCGCCTAGACCACGATGTTGAGGAGCCGCGGCCTCCGGTCGATTACCCTCCGCACCTCGCTCCCGGCGACATGGCGGGCCACGTTGTGGTGGCCGAGGGCCAGATCCAGCGCCGCCCTCTCCGAGATCCCAACGGGTACCTCGATCCGGGCTCTGACCCGGCCGTTGACCTGAACCACCATCGTCACCGACTCATCGGCGGCGGCCCCCATGTCTGCCTCCGGCCAGGGCTCGAGGTGGATGCTGGTCTCGTTGCCTAGACGGCTCCAGACCTCCTCGGTGACATGGGGAGCGATCGGCGCCAGCAATAGGGCGAGGATGGAGAACGTCTCCCGCCAGACCTCCGGGGTCACGTTCCGGGCGGCCAGAGCGTCGTTCATCGAGTTGCGCAGCTTCATCAGTTCGGCCACTGCTGTGTTCCATGAGAACGACTCGAGATCCTGTCCCACCTTGATGATCGCCTGGTGGGCGCGACGCCGGAGCGCGGCGGTGGCGGAGTCATCCACCTGCCCGGCCTGGTATACCGCCTTGCCGAGGCGCCAGACATCGACGATGAAGCGCTGCGCACCCTTCATCCCCCGGCTGTCCCAGGGGCCGCCCTTCTCCCATTCGAAGGCGAACATGAGGTAGGTCCGGACGGTGTCGGCGCCGAACCGCTCCACCAGGTCGTCGGGATTGACCACGTTGCCACGGGACTTCGACATGCGCTGGACGTCCAGCCGATGGCGCAGTTGGGTGACGCTGTTGGTTCCCGGGATGGCCGGGATCTCGATCGTCGCGCTCTCGGCTATCTCGACCGTCACGGGCTCGGCGCCATCCGGCGGTTGGACCACCAGCATGCGCTCGGTGCGGCTGACGATCTCGCCCACGAGACGGTCTCCGTCCGCCTCCTCCGGCGATGCGTCGGGACCGGTCACCACCAGCACCGAGTCGGCCACCAGCCGGTCCTCTTCCCGACTGCCGACCACCAGTACCCGGTCACCCCGGCGCTCCTCTCCGAGCACCTGACCCTGGTTGCGGAGCATGACCATCGGCTCGTCGAACATGCCGTCCGGATCACGACCGTGCGCCCTCATCGCGGCGGCCGTGTCCGCGAAGCACCCCATGTCACGAAGCGCCTTGGTGAAGAACCGGGTGTACATGAGATGCATCACGGCGTGCTCCGAGCCACCGGTGTAAGTGTCGACAGGCAGCCAGTAGGCCGCCTCTTCGGGATCGAAGGGAGCGAGGTCGTACGCCGGGCTCAGGTAGCGGAGCTGGTACCAGGACGAGCACATGAAGGTGTCCATCGTGTCGGTCTCGCGGGTCGCCGGCTCCCCCTCCGAGTCGACCGCCCTCAGGAACGGCTCATGGGAGACGAGCGGGCTCCGTCCGGTCGGCATGAACTCCACGTCCTCGGGCAACTCCACCGGCAGGGCGTTATCGGGTACCAGTTCCACGGTCCCGTCCTCGCGGTAGACCACCGGAATCGGCGAGCCCCAGTAGCGCTGGCGGCTTATCAGCCAGTCCCGCAGCCGGTACTGGACGGCCCCCTCGCCGTGTCCCCTCGCCTCGAGCCAACCGATCATGGCCACCTTGGCCTCGGCTATGTACAGGCCATTGAGAAAGTCCGAGTTGATGGACGGGCCGTCCCCCTCGTAAGCGTCCCCATCGAAGTGGTCGGGCGGCCGGACGGTGCGCACCACGGGCAGCCCGTACCTGACGGCGAACTCCCAGTCCCGGCTGTCCTCGCCCGGAACAGCCATGATCGCTCCGGTTCCGTAGCTCATCAGCACGTAGTCGGCTATCCATACCGGGATGTCGCCGCCGGTAACGGGATTGGTCGCATAGCCACCGGTGAACACCCCGTGCTTGTCCCGAGTCAGGTCGGTTCGCTGGAGCTCCGAACGGCGAGCGGCGCCGTCCCGGTACTCCTCCACCTCTTCCTTCCGGTCCGCGGTGGTCAGAACCTCCACCAGGGGATGCTCCGGAGCGAGCACCATGAACGTGGCGCCGTGGAGGGTGTCCGGGCGGGTGGTGAACACCTCGATCGGATCGGCGCCTTCCACAGGGAATCGAACCCGGGCCCCCACGGAGCGTCCGATCCAGTTGGTCTGCATCGCCTTGATGGGCTCGGGCCAGTCGAGACCACCGAAGTCCAGAAGTTCCTCCGCATATCGGGTGATGCGGAAGAACCATTGCTCCATCATCCGCTGGACGACCGGCTGGCCGGTCCGTTCGTCCCTCCCGTCGATCACCTGCTCGTTGGCGAGCACGGTCTGGAGGGTCGGGGACCAGTTGACCAGGGCCTCGCCGCGGTACGCCAGGCCGGCCTCATAGAGCCGAGCGAAGAACCACTCCGTCCAGCGGTAGTACTCCGGCGTGCAGGACACCGCCTCGCGCTCCCAGTCGATCATGGTTCCCATCGACCGGAGTTGGCGGCGCATGCGCTCGATGTTGGCGTAGGTCCATCTCCACGGGTGGATGTTGGCCTGCACCGCGGCGTTCTCCGCCGGAAGCCCGAACGCGTCGAACCCCATCGGGAAGAGGACGTTGTAGCCCTTCATCCGCATGTAGCGGGCCCGGGCATCCGAGGGCGTCATGGCGTACCAATGCCCGATGTGGAGATCACCGCTCGGGTAGGGCAACATGGTCAGCGCGTAGTGCTTGGGACGCTCCCAGTCGACCACCGTGCGGTAGATGCC
The bacterium genome window above contains:
- the leuS gene encoding leucine--tRNA ligase: MTKRIERYDHGRVEARWQEVWERDGIYRTVVDWERPKHYALTMLPYPSGDLHIGHWYAMTPSDARARYMRMKGYNVLFPMGFDAFGLPAENAAVQANIHPWRWTYANIERMRRQLRSMGTMIDWEREAVSCTPEYYRWTEWFFARLYEAGLAYRGEALVNWSPTLQTVLANEQVIDGRDERTGQPVVQRMMEQWFFRITRYAEELLDFGGLDWPEPIKAMQTNWIGRSVGARVRFPVEGADPIEVFTTRPDTLHGATFMVLAPEHPLVEVLTTADRKEEVEEYRDGAARRSELQRTDLTRDKHGVFTGGYATNPVTGGDIPVWIADYVLMSYGTGAIMAVPGEDSRDWEFAVRYGLPVVRTVRPPDHFDGDAYEGDGPSINSDFLNGLYIAEAKVAMIGWLEARGHGEGAVQYRLRDWLISRQRYWGSPIPVVYREDGTVELVPDNALPVELPEDVEFMPTGRSPLVSHEPFLRAVDSEGEPATRETDTMDTFMCSSWYQLRYLSPAYDLAPFDPEEAAYWLPVDTYTGGSEHAVMHLMYTRFFTKALRDMGCFADTAAAMRAHGRDPDGMFDEPMVMLRNQGQVLGEERRGDRVLVVGSREEDRLVADSVLVVTGPDASPEEADGDRLVGEIVSRTERMLVVQPPDGAEPVTVEIAESATIEIPAIPGTNSVTQLRHRLDVQRMSKSRGNVVNPDDLVERFGADTVRTYLMFAFEWEKGGPWDSRGMKGAQRFIVDVWRLGKAVYQAGQVDDSATAALRRRAHQAIIKVGQDLESFSWNTAVAELMKLRNSMNDALAARNVTPEVWRETFSILALLLAPIAPHVTEEVWSRLGNETSIHLEPWPEADMGAAADESVTMVVQVNGRVRARIEVPVGISERAALDLALGHHNVARHVAGSEVRRVIDRRPRLLNIVV
- a CDS encoding ABC transporter permease, which gives rise to MTTYRAIGLVMWRELLERGLSKSYALSWLFLAILVGAGIAIPGFFGDDGSVRTYRVATVGAENAGQGKLARLRAPGEPGSYRIDLTKSTDSDAAAAAVAAGSVDAALVGGGNVEVLVSRDTPSELESALRQAVLSYQVQHMVATGDVSERAVPIISGEAVRTVNVEPEYDADAAAEDRQFVISQVALVLLFMAVMTTGSWVLLGVTEEKTNRVSEVLLSSLRPWQLLAGKIIGVGLLGLLQFGSIAASLVVAVRLVLDITLPEVDAGFLAVTLIWFVLGYLVYATGYAAVGAIAHRPEDAQNAAFPLMIVTVAGYMIGILYVSGNPDTVWSTVLTLVPVTAPFVLPVRAVSDSVALWEQLAAFVLMIGFIVLLIRVAGRVYAGGVFNYRTRIKARQAYRSAEF